Within the Terriglobales bacterium genome, the region GTGGATCTGCCACGTGCACCCACCAGTGCAGTTCACGCCGTGGGTTGAGCGCACGATCTTGTCATGCTGCCAACGGTTGCGATAGAACTCCTCCCAGCTGCGCAGCTTGGGATCGACTTCGTCTCGGATCCACGAAATCGCATCGCGCGTCTTCATCGTTCACCTCGACCTTCTCGCTGCACTAGGCTGCGCCGAACCCCACGGAATCGCTGTTTCCATAAGGCATCAAGTGAAATGAGGCCCAGCACCATGCCGCCCACTCCCAGCAGGAAGAAATTCAGCAAGGAAGTCGTATCGTCTTGCCCGCCCTTCTTCGCCGAGTCTTCCAAGAGCGCAATCAGGCTCAGGATTTCTTCGGGTTGAATCGCGTGTTCTTTGAAGACCGGGGCCATCGTGGGGCTCGCGGGCGAGGACAACCAGGCTGCCAATCCCTTGCGGCCTTGCAGACGCTCGAAGATGCGGGTCAGATCAGGACCGAGCCGACCACCGCCGAGCAGGGTCAGACCCCTGACGGTGTGGCAGGAGATACAGGCGGGCCCGCCATTGCTGAGTGCTTGTTCACCGCGAAAGATCTTTTTCCCCCTCTCTAGGTCCATCACCGTCAGTGGGCGGTCACTGATCTGCAAACCTGCGAACTGGGAGCGTGGAAGCTTCGATTCGGCGGCAATCAGGTCGAGTAGTGCCTGCCCCAATTGCGGATTCATCCCCGTAATGTTCGGCATCACTACACCCCGCGCTTCCTGTTGCAGCTTCGCGGCGTAAGGATCGCCGCTATCGATCATGGCCTTGGGGCTCTGAAGAAACTGAACCAGCCATACCCGGTCTCGGCGACTGCCTACGTCTTTCAAGTCCGGCCCGGTGAGCCGTCCGCCTCCGATGGTGTGGCAGCTCGTGCAGTTCTGCTTGAAGAAAGCGCCGGCGTCCTGCTGCGCAACCGCCATGCTGCCCAGCAACGCCGTCAACACGCACAGCCCGCCTGCGCGCCGCTGAGCTGTCAACCTGCCCGAAAACGCTTGCCCTCCGATCCAACCAAGCATCTGGAAACCTCGTCATGCCTCCTCAGCGGGAGGTTTTCCTACCGTTGCGCTGCGAACTTGTCCAACCATCGTCGGGAGCACCGGCGATGGCGGAGACCGGGGTAGAAACCAGGAAACCCAGATAGGCAGCCTGCACCGCGCGCCACGCAGCATGTGCTGTGCACGGGGCATCGTCCGAGCAAGGCCGGGTATGCGATAGAAAACAGCTGGCCTTGGTTCGCGAAATCACCTCGAACAGTTCCACGACATCGATCAAATGAATCTCGTCTGCCGGCTTGCCGAGCCGGTATCCGCCGCCCGAACCTCTGGTTGCATCGACCAATCCCGCATTGCGCAGAGTCAACAGCACCTTCGACAGATAATTTGCTGGTATTTCAACCGCTTGCGCTAAATCGCGCCCCAGCACAGCTTCGCCGGATTGTCGGGCTAGGTGAGCAAGCGCCCGCAATGCGTATTCGGACGTCACGGAGAGCATTGTTGACCTCTACATGTACAAGTCGTTTTTATTGCCCGCGCGGCTGCTTGTCTGTGACAAAAGTCACGGCTACCGAGAGGACCGTGACAAATCTTTTCTGAGTGGGCTATGTTGGGGACACTCTCGCATGAAAGGAGATCTCGAAGCCGTGGCACAAGAACTGCCCGCGCCAATCACCAATTTCAAGAAACTCTATCCGCAGGTGTGGAAGGCGTTCACCGAGTTAGGAGAGCGTTGCCACGAAGCGGGACCTCTGGACGAGCGCAGCCGCCGCCTCGTCAAACTCGCTCTTTCCATCGGCGCCGGAC harbors:
- a CDS encoding cytochrome c — protein: MLGWIGGQAFSGRLTAQRRAGGLCVLTALLGSMAVAQQDAGAFFKQNCTSCHTIGGGRLTGPDLKDVGSRRDRVWLVQFLQSPKAMIDSGDPYAAKLQQEARGVVMPNITGMNPQLGQALLDLIAAESKLPRSQFAGLQISDRPLTVMDLERGKKIFRGEQALSNGGPACISCHTVRGLTLLGGGRLGPDLTRIFERLQGRKGLAAWLSSPASPTMAPVFKEHAIQPEEILSLIALLEDSAKKGGQDDTTSLLNFFLLGVGGMVLGLISLDALWKQRFRGVRRSLVQREGRGER
- a CDS encoding Rrf2 family transcriptional regulator; the protein is MLSVTSEYALRALAHLARQSGEAVLGRDLAQAVEIPANYLSKVLLTLRNAGLVDATRGSGGGYRLGKPADEIHLIDVVELFEVISRTKASCFLSHTRPCSDDAPCTAHAAWRAVQAAYLGFLVSTPVSAIAGAPDDGWTSSQRNGRKTSR